From Flavobacterium alkalisoli, the proteins below share one genomic window:
- a CDS encoding pentapeptide repeat-containing protein, whose translation MEFTEGIDFKGKDCTTSAFAGGEYENCTFTGCNFSGTDLTGVVFTECEFTDCNFSNAKCKGTGFKEVFFKDCKLTGLNFSIADPFLMVMNFTDCYLNLTSFYQLKLKKSRFINCNLQEADLTETDFTEASFTNCDFKNAIFENTILEKADLRSSINYSIDPEQNRIKKAKFSLPAVTGLLDKFNIVIE comes from the coding sequence ATGGAATTTACAGAAGGTATCGATTTTAAAGGTAAAGATTGCACCACCTCAGCATTTGCCGGAGGCGAATATGAAAACTGCACGTTTACGGGTTGTAATTTCTCGGGAACAGATTTAACGGGTGTAGTATTTACCGAATGTGAGTTTACCGATTGTAATTTTAGTAATGCCAAATGCAAAGGCACAGGGTTTAAGGAGGTGTTTTTTAAAGACTGCAAACTAACGGGGCTTAACTTTAGCATTGCCGATCCGTTTTTGATGGTCATGAATTTTACCGACTGCTACCTAAACCTTACTTCGTTCTATCAGCTTAAGCTTAAAAAGTCGCGCTTTATAAACTGCAACCTGCAGGAAGCCGACCTTACAGAAACCGATTTTACCGAAGCATCGTTTACCAATTGCGATTTTAAAAATGCCATATTTGAAAATACCATATTGGAAAAAGCCGATTTGCGTTCTTCAATAAACTACTCCATAGACCCGGAACAGAACCGCATTAAAAAAGCTAAATTCTCACTACCTGCCGTAACCGGCTTATTGGATAAGTTTAATATCGTTATAGAATAA
- a CDS encoding DUF6265 family protein: protein MKRNITLLFAIALGCIAFSCKKETTQNAEAVPVTQAKTYKELEKANWLLGEWGSVSEEGELTERWKKENDSVYKGESYFVINSKDTVFAEKADLVEANGKLTYIVTVPGQNNEQPVGFEMTAATDAQIVFENPAHDYPNKIVYNKISADSIMAEIFGTKNGKPATEQFPLQRR, encoded by the coding sequence ATGAAAAGAAACATTACCCTATTATTTGCAATAGCACTGGGCTGCATTGCTTTTTCCTGCAAGAAAGAAACAACACAAAATGCCGAAGCCGTTCCTGTTACACAAGCCAAGACTTACAAGGAGCTTGAAAAAGCCAACTGGCTTTTAGGCGAATGGGGAAGCGTAAGCGAAGAAGGCGAACTTACCGAACGATGGAAAAAGGAAAACGATTCGGTTTACAAAGGGGAATCCTACTTTGTAATTAACAGCAAAGACACTGTTTTTGCCGAAAAGGCAGATCTTGTGGAAGCCAACGGAAAGCTTACTTACATTGTTACCGTACCCGGACAAAATAACGAACAGCCTGTAGGTTTTGAAATGACGGCTGCAACCGATGCACAGATTGTTTTTGAAAATCCGGCACACGACTATCCCAACAAAATTGTTTACAACAAGATATCGGCAGACTCAATTATGGCAGAGATATTTGGTACTAAAAACGGTAAACCGGCAACAGAACAATTTCCTCTTCAAAGAAGATAA
- a CDS encoding helix-turn-helix transcriptional regulator: MEYKTYKPNPQLTKQVKLYWSIEDMEEGFQHERERIFPDGCIELIFNYSDRWRKYDTETEFHIQEPCFIHGQLKTFFELQAMGKIGVFSARMHPAGLQPFIDFDVDTFTGNTLTTAQVWGKDGEALEKRMLACSTNEERVAVLEEFLLGKRKEYKVDNAPVEHCVDAMIKSVGNIAVDELADELKISKRQLERRFTAAVGITPKLFARITRFQNMLQLIENKEFKSFTTIAYEGGFYDQAHFIKDFKDFTGLNPKQYFSENLEMVKHFSFDD; encoded by the coding sequence ATGGAATATAAGACCTACAAACCTAACCCACAATTAACAAAACAGGTAAAGCTGTACTGGAGTATAGAAGATATGGAAGAAGGCTTTCAGCATGAAAGGGAGCGTATTTTTCCCGATGGCTGCATCGAGCTTATCTTTAACTACAGCGACCGTTGGCGGAAATATGATACGGAAACAGAATTCCATATTCAGGAGCCCTGCTTTATACACGGGCAGCTAAAAACCTTTTTTGAGTTACAGGCAATGGGTAAAATAGGCGTTTTTAGTGCCAGGATGCATCCCGCCGGATTACAGCCTTTTATAGATTTTGATGTAGACACCTTTACAGGCAATACTCTTACCACAGCTCAGGTTTGGGGTAAAGACGGTGAGGCGCTGGAAAAACGGATGCTTGCCTGCTCCACAAACGAAGAACGGGTTGCCGTTTTAGAGGAGTTTCTTTTAGGCAAAAGAAAAGAATATAAGGTAGACAATGCCCCTGTGGAGCACTGTGTAGATGCCATGATAAAAAGTGTAGGCAACATAGCTGTAGACGAATTGGCCGATGAGCTTAAAATAAGTAAGCGCCAGCTGGAACGCAGGTTTACTGCGGCTGTGGGTATTACACCAAAACTGTTTGCCCGTATAACCCGTTTTCAAAACATGCTTCAGCTTATAGAGAATAAGGAGTTTAAAAGCTTTACCACCATTGCTTATGAGGGAGGCTTTTATGATCAGGCACATTTTATTAAAGACTTTAAAGATTTTACCGGACTTAACCCTAAGCAATACTTCTCTGAAAATCTCGAAATGGTAAAACATTTCAGTTTTGATGACTGA
- a CDS encoding NAD(P)/FAD-dependent oxidoreductase, with amino-acid sequence MQTDYEVIIIGGSYSGLSAAMALGRSQRKVLVIDSGKPCNRHTPHSHNFITNDGKTPADIAQRAKAEVLTYPTVSFLNDTVTDAQKRNDTFSVQTKGGKTVTAFKLLFTTGVADDLPAIDNFEDCWGISVVHCPYCHGYEARNKKTGIVGNGEAAHHYAALLLQLTNDITIYTNGPAEFNDDQLKQFAKHNITIIEDRIIKVKHTKGQAEALISASGKAFPLGVVYYRPTPKQHCTLPEKLGCELDEMGYLKADFLQKTTVEGIYAAGDNTTPMRSVATAVATGNKAGAAINGILAIETF; translated from the coding sequence ATGCAAACAGATTACGAAGTTATCATCATTGGCGGAAGCTACTCAGGGCTTTCGGCAGCAATGGCATTAGGGCGTTCACAACGAAAAGTTTTGGTTATAGACAGCGGTAAGCCCTGCAACAGGCATACGCCCCACTCCCACAACTTTATAACTAACGACGGTAAAACACCTGCCGATATTGCACAAAGGGCTAAGGCAGAAGTATTGACCTATCCTACCGTAAGTTTTTTAAATGATACCGTTACCGATGCCCAAAAGCGTAACGATACTTTTAGCGTACAAACCAAAGGAGGCAAAACAGTCACTGCATTTAAATTACTTTTTACAACCGGAGTAGCCGATGACCTGCCTGCAATAGACAACTTTGAGGACTGCTGGGGAATATCTGTAGTGCATTGCCCCTACTGCCACGGCTATGAGGCAAGAAATAAAAAAACAGGTATAGTGGGTAACGGCGAAGCTGCCCATCACTATGCTGCCTTACTGCTGCAACTTACCAATGACATTACCATTTACACAAACGGCCCCGCCGAGTTTAACGACGATCAGTTAAAGCAGTTTGCCAAACATAATATTACCATTATAGAAGACAGGATAATAAAGGTAAAACACACTAAAGGACAGGCAGAGGCGCTTATCTCTGCCAGCGGAAAGGCTTTTCCTCTTGGAGTGGTGTATTACAGGCCAACGCCTAAACAGCATTGTACGCTGCCCGAAAAACTGGGCTGCGAGCTGGACGAAATGGGTTACCTAAAGGCAGACTTCCTGCAAAAGACTACTGTAGAAGGTATTTATGCTGCCGGAGATAACACAACACCTATGCGAAGTGTGGCAACCGCAGTGGCAACGGGCAACAAAGCCGGAGCGGCGATAAATGGCATACTTGCTATAGAGACATTTTAA
- a CDS encoding Fur family transcriptional regulator, whose amino-acid sequence MKRRNTPAKSTIMTLLKSAESALSQDMIEEKVKGDMDRVTIYRVLNSFCEDGITHKILADNGKYYFALCDSCNDEVHNHDHFHFRCTKCEKVECLDEQVTIKLPDGYVMKSINSWVTGECKNCS is encoded by the coding sequence ATGAAAAGACGTAACACACCGGCAAAAAGTACTATAATGACACTGCTTAAGTCGGCAGAGTCGGCCCTTAGTCAGGATATGATAGAGGAGAAGGTAAAAGGGGATATGGACAGGGTAACCATATACCGTGTGCTTAACAGCTTTTGTGAAGACGGTATAACCCACAAGATACTTGCCGATAACGGTAAATATTATTTTGCGCTTTGCGACAGCTGTAACGATGAGGTACACAACCACGATCATTTTCACTTTAGGTGTACCAAATGTGAAAAGGTAGAATGCCTGGACGAGCAGGTAACCATTAAACTGCCCGACGGTTATGTAATGAAGAGCATAAACAGCTGGGTAACCGGAGAATGCAAAAACTGTTCATAA
- the prfA gene encoding peptide chain release factor 1, which produces MLDRLQIIKQRFDEISDLIIQPDVISDQKRYVQLNKEYKDLKGLVEKRDEYIKVTGSIKEAQEILADGSDAEMVEMAKMELDDAKERLPQLEDEIKYMLIPKDPEDAKNVMVEIRAGTGGDEASIFAGDLFRMYTKYCENQGWRTSVVDISEGTSGGFKEVIFEVTGDDVYGTLKFEAGVHRVQRVPQTETQGRIHTSAATVMVLPEAEEFDVQIDMNDVRIDLFCSSGPGGQSVNTTKSAVRMTHIPTGLVAQCQDEKSQHKNKDKALQVLRSRLYEMELAKKQEADAAKRNSQVSSGDRSAKIRTYNYPQGRVTDHRIGLTLYDLDGVMNGNIQKLIDEIQLVNNTEKLKESEVY; this is translated from the coding sequence ATGTTAGACAGGTTACAGATAATAAAACAGCGCTTTGATGAGATTTCAGACCTTATCATTCAGCCGGATGTGATATCCGACCAAAAGCGTTATGTACAGCTAAATAAAGAGTACAAAGACCTGAAAGGGCTTGTGGAAAAACGCGATGAGTACATTAAAGTAACAGGAAGCATTAAGGAAGCTCAGGAAATTTTAGCCGATGGCAGCGATGCAGAGATGGTGGAAATGGCTAAAATGGAACTTGACGATGCTAAAGAGCGCCTGCCACAGCTTGAAGATGAAATAAAATACATGCTTATACCTAAAGATCCTGAAGACGCTAAAAACGTAATGGTGGAGATTCGTGCCGGTACAGGTGGGGACGAGGCGAGTATTTTTGCCGGAGACCTTTTCAGGATGTATACAAAATACTGCGAAAACCAAGGCTGGAGAACCAGTGTTGTTGATATTAGCGAAGGTACATCGGGTGGATTTAAAGAGGTTATCTTTGAAGTTACCGGAGACGATGTATATGGTACACTTAAGTTTGAAGCCGGTGTACACCGTGTACAGCGTGTACCGCAAACAGAAACTCAGGGACGTATACATACATCTGCAGCGACTGTAATGGTATTACCGGAGGCTGAGGAGTTTGATGTACAAATTGATATGAACGATGTTCGTATTGACCTTTTCTGTTCGTCAGGGCCCGGTGGCCAGTCGGTAAACACAACCAAATCGGCTGTACGTATGACGCACATCCCAACCGGACTTGTGGCACAGTGTCAGGACGAGAAATCGCAGCATAAAAACAAGGACAAGGCTTTACAGGTACTTCGTTCACGTTTATATGAAATGGAACTTGCCAAGAAACAGGAAGCCGATGCAGCTAAGCGTAACTCGCAGGTAAGCAGTGGTGACCGTTCGGCTAAGATTCGTACCTACAACTACCCGCAGGGGCGTGTAACCGATCACAGAATTGGCCTTACACTTTATGACCTAGACGGTGTAATGAACGGAAACATACAAAAGCTTATTGATGAGATACAGCTTGTAAACAATACAGAGAAACTTAAAGAAAGTGAAGTTTACTAA